The Trichoderma breve strain T069 chromosome 2, whole genome shotgun sequence DNA segment TTCATCCGCATTGAGAAATGAAAATACTCGCAGTTCGCGGCGAATCCACATTCGCGCACGGGAAACAAGAGCTTCGTCGGTGCAGAACAGTCTCGGTGTCAGTTCTCGGTAAAGAGAAAGTCGGTTTGAACCGACATGCTTTGAGAATCTCTTGTGCAAATAAACATCGCGCCGGTGTGCTTGGATTCTTTCAGCATCCAGATCATCGGCCGTAATCCTGGGAATCCTCGCTGTCCGCCTTCGGGGACGAAGAAACGACGCTTGGTGAGAGTATGTCCTTGTTGAAGGTGGCTGCTCAGGTCGTTGTGGCTTGGGTTCAATGACAGTCGTTTCGCGACTTTCAGGGGGTCCTCGGTGCACCTTGGTAACGTCTCTCTTACACAAAGGGCACAGAGGTTTATCATAGAGCCAGTTCAATACGCAAACATAGTCAAAGCTGTCGTGTCCACAAGGATCCAGTTCGCAAGCATCGCTAACAGCGTCTAAGCAGATGACGCAGCAGTTGCTATCGCCCAGCTGCTCTCTTGCCGCCACCTCCTGCAAGGTGTTCTGGAGGACTTTGCGCTGGAGTTCGTCATTCTCATCAGCCAGTCCGCTTTCCATGGAGGCAGCGCGACGGTGTTGAGGCTGTCTGGAAAATGCTGCCAAAGAGCGTGGCGAGGAtgcaaaaaagacaagatgCGAGACATCGATGATGTTGCGGAATCGCTGGATTTCGATTGGCGGGGCGCAGTAGCCCAGCCGGCACAGGGCGTTTAAGCGCCACAGGTGTCGTGATTGGCGCTTCCACAGGGGGCTTTCAGTGGAGTCGGCCTGTAGTGTTTAAGTGCTTCTGCAAGACGCGCTTTTGTGCTAAATTGATGACAAGCAGCGCGCTGCCATTCGCGA contains these protein-coding regions:
- a CDS encoding ring finger domain-containing protein — encoded protein: MESGLADENDELQRKVLQNTLQEVAAREQLGDSNCCVICLDAVSDACELDPCGHDSFDYVCVLNWLYDKPLCPLCKRDVTKVHRGPPESRETTVIEPKPQRPEQPPSTRTYSHQASFLRPRRRTARIPRITADDLDAERIQAHRRDVYLHKRFSKHVGSNRLSLYRELTPRLFCTDEALVSRARMWIRRELRVFSFLNADESGPSSSTARPGDANQAQARRRANNAEFLLEYLIAILKTVDIMGSAGQAEDMLSEFLGRDNARLFLHELRSWLRSPFTRLEDWDRAVQYDPVVPGGSSPASSSALGPGHGRRERASLTQRGLDRPRGDYYRPGPAQPYRDDRRKRRHEPYRPERQRRERSA